One window of the Thunnus albacares chromosome 3, fThuAlb1.1, whole genome shotgun sequence genome contains the following:
- the LOC122979726 gene encoding GRB2-related adapter protein-like: MEAVALFSFTASEADEISFHKGDVIKVTEMEDDSCWFTAEIQGKRGYVPENYISLLPHPWFAGPVSRLEAEQRLRWQDTGVFLVRESESAPGEFSVSVSYGDRVEHFRVLEGGGQYCIWDESFCSLNRLVDFYRTHSIAVEKVVCLRDPPSDTSPRLLSHSGRNPYPNPYISSSQESLRSTRLCSHPSHPSHPPRESSPRLQEPVSGKPRLAHALCDYTPAQTAHLHFLRGDIIDLLDCSGSLSWRGRCHGRVGVFPPDYVQPLYH, encoded by the exons aTGGAAGCGGTGGcacttttctctttcacagCATCAGAAGCGGACGAGATCAGCTTTCACAAAGGGGACGTTATCAAG GTGACAGAAATGGAGGATGATTCTTGCTGGTTCACAGCAGAGATCCAGGGGAAACGTGGCTACGTGCCAGAGAACTACATTTCCCTCCTTCCTCATCc GTGGTTTGCAGGACCGGTGTCGAGACTTGAGGCTGAGCAGCGTCTGCGCTGGCAGGACACCGGAGTGTTCCTGGTCAGGGAAAGCGAGTCAGCTCCAGGAGAGTTTTCTGTCTCCGTTAG CTATGGTGACCGGGTGGAACATTTCCGAGTTCTCGAGGGTGGCGGTCAGTACTGCATCTGGGACGAGTCCTTCTGCTCCCTCAACCGGTTGGTGGATTTCTACAGGACTCACAGCATCGCCGTGGAGAAAGTGGTCTGCCTCAGAGACCCTCCCTCAGACACGTCCCCTCGCCTGCTGTCCCACTCTGGACGTAACCCTTATCCCAACCCCTACATAAGCAGCTCTCAGGAGTCGCTCCGCTCAACCCGCCTCTGCTCTCACCCCTCTCACCCCTCTCACCCGCCGAGAGAGTCCTCCCCACGTCTGCAGGAACCAGTTTCGGGG AAACCTCGCCTGGCTCACGCCCTCTGTGACTACACCCCAGCTCAAACCGCCCACCTCCACTTCCTGCGTGGTGACATCATCGACCTGCTGGACTGCTCCGGTTCGCTGAGCTGGAGAGGGCGCTGTCATGGACGAGTCGGAGTCTTTCCGCCAGACTACGTCCAACCGCTGTACCACTGA
- the brat1 gene encoding BRCA1-associated ATM activator 1 isoform X3, producing MDRECVSLLPRVCEVLADSGKSLPDDTSLEKLLDWFTEAGGSLLETCPCLFDFISTVINNTDSDPSVLSFTLRLSGLMAAAEDGFKMLQECSVLDLVFNVQRWQEAGLWEDPCIRIGWILGLRSTLQHPKALSFFVESDFIKPLLQLQTDTSLFVASAANQMLAHILLFFQPVSPARCNGIDKKDEYAERTYGGIKEPITLDPEHPALTMETSTKYTAVVMAISEYLKESLVPKENTQLHQSLQILKLLALLLAQARPPLRDTLLQTVADSLEQLATAGYSQLTLPLMDVILAANSSGTDERVAHLLSSMLNINKPADLIHAAAAFLRRGRLDTVHTAQAVRMLLLPLNIITGQTLLGTDTAADEHRFLMVEQLKNKTSCISMICICLTNTPQITLMPPDVLLTCPPVSVVLAVLSLLRICSGDSSSSSTGCREVYRNVIGSGKVQKCALEALTALGSSPGAKDKMKEVFMVLIQYLDNPDSDPTVIHKSYKALIKWMSVCADVSSITDQLRQDLIRVVQKRVCDMRWEVRDSTLEFLGQLAGVHVFLKSAEEESCRASEALLGGCCTNPLLKEALQDPESYVRASATSALAQTLAHSWQQGAALTQEQTEIVSRLLEILSEDTEGFARRAVVQYFIAWFSSRSSHTPPSSSLLMNSVRSVLSKGSVDLDWEVKVHTLQLAELLLDEAFSGHRGYKKSSDTDLASLHPYAVVSDQAYTLHTHSLQRTNMEGSDSAGVLSNLVEQGVLSALLSGLVDCDRPVGLKACRLLITLRETVCPLSQGAEDATSPMATVARVSCELPGWGWGQEIRKILERKKYNQTKEADIAACTGEVDSGEAEEEGESDRGNGVCVSVCEVLRSLGLDERLDVLTQSSDHVHNSLLSLLQDILTASAAHTHPDTEEGQEVIVDCY from the exons ATGGACCGAGAGTGTGTGTCGCTGCTGCCCCGTGTCTGTGAGGTGCTGGCGGACTCCGGGAAGTCTCTGCCCGATGACACCAGCCTGGAGAAGCTGCTGGACTGGTTCACCGAGGCTG GGGGATCTTTGCTGGAGACCTGCCCATGTCTGTTTGACTTCATATCCACTGTGATCAACAACACAGATTCAGACCCCAGCGTCCTCTCCTTCACTCTCAGACTCTCCGGCTTAATGGCTGCCGCTGAGGACGGCTTCAAAATGCTTCAG GAGTGCTCAGTTCTGGATCTGGTCTTCAATGTTCAGCGCTGGCAGGAAGCAGGGCTCTGGGAGGATCCTTGTATACGGATTGGCTGGATCTTGGGCTTAAGGAGCACGCTGCAGCACCCAAAGGCTCTCAGTTTCTTTGTAGAATCAG ATTTCATTAAGCCTCTTCTACAACTTCAGACAGACACAAGTCTGTTTGTTGCGTCAGCCGCCAATCAAATGCTCGCCCACATCCTGCTCTTCTTTCAACCTGTCTCACCTGCACGATGTAACGGGATTGATAAAAAAGACGAGTATGCAGAACGGACATATGGTGGTATCAAAGAACCCATTACTCTGGACCCAGAACACCCAGCCCTCACCATGGAAACCAGCACCAAGTACACTGCTGTTGTCATGGCGATTTCAGAATACCTAAAGGAGTCACTGGTGcccaaagaaaacacacagctcCATCAGAGTCTGCAGATCCTCAAACTGCTGGCTCTGCTCCTCGCCCAGGCCAGGCCTCCCCTCCGGGACACGCTGCTCCAGACAGTCGCCGACTCTCTGGAGCAACTGGCGACAGCAGGCTACAGTCAGCTCACACTACCGCTGATGGACGTCATTCTGGCTGCAAACAG CTCCGGCACCGATGAACGTGTCGCCCATCTTCTCTCGTCCATGTTGAACATCAACAAACCTGCCGACCTCATTCACGCTGCAGCTGCTTTTCTCCGCAGAGGCCGTCT GGACACTGTCCACACAGCTCAGGCTGTGAGGATGCTGCTGTTACCCCTCAACATTATTACTGGTCAGACTCTACTGGGCACAGACactgcag CAGATGAACATCGGTTTTTAAtggtggagcagctgaagaataAAACTTCCTGCATCTCCATGATCTGTATCTGTCtgacaaacacaccacagatCACACTCATG CCTCCTGACGTCCTCCTCACGTGTCCTCCAGTTTCTGTCGTCCTTGCAGTTCTGTCACTGTTAAGGATTTGCAGCGGTgactcttcctcttcatccacCGGCTGCAGAGAAGTTTACAGGAATGTGATAGGCAGCGGCAAGGTTCAGAAATGTGCTCTAGAGGCTTTGACAGCTCTCGGCAGCAGCCCAG gaGCGAAGGACAAGATGAAAGAGGTGTTCATGGTTCTGATACAATATCTGGACAATCCTGATTCTGACCCCACT gTGATTCACAAGTCCTACAAGGCCTTAATAAAGTGGATGAGTGTTTGCGCAGACGTCTCCTCTATAACAGACCAGCTCAGGCAAG ATCTCATCAGGGTTGTGCAGAAACGTGTGTGTGACATGCGTTGGGAGGTGAGAGACTCAACCTTGGAGTTTTTGGGACAGCTGGCAGGTGTGCATGTCTTCTTGAAGTCAGCTGAGGAGGAGTCATGCAGGGCATCTGAGGCGCTGCTGGGTGGCTGCTGTACCAATCCTCTCCTCAAAGAGGCGCTGCAGGATCCTGAGAGTTATGTGAGAGCCAGCGCCACCTCTGCACTGGCACAGACGCTGGCACACAGCTGGCAGCAGGGGGCAGCGCTCACTCAGGAGCAG acTGAAATCGTGAGCCGGCTGCTGGAAATTCTCTCTGAGGACACAGAGGGCTTCGCCAGGCGGGCGGTCGTACAGTACTTCATCGCCTGGTTCTCTTCACGCTCCTCACACACGCCTCCGTCGTCGTCTCTCCTCATGAACTCTGTGCGCTCCGTCCTCTCGAAAGGCAGCGTCGATCTGGACTGGGAGGTCAAGGTTCACACGCTGCAGcttgctgagctgctgctggacGAAGCCTTCTCCGGTCACCGGGGTTACAAGAAGAGTTCAGACACAGATCTTGCTTCTCTACACCCCTATGCTGTGGTGTCTGACCAGGCctacacacttcacacacacagtcttcaaCGGACAAACATGGAGGGTTCAGATTCAGCCGGCGTGTTGAGCAATCTGGTCGAGCAGGGAGTCCTCTCAGCGTTGTTGAGCGGTCTGGTTGACTGCGATAGACCTGTGGGTCTGAAGGCCTGTCGACTCCTGATAACACTCAGAGAGACAGTCTGCCCCCTGTCGCAAGGGGCCGAGGATGCAACTTCTCCCATGGCAACAGTCGCCAGAGTGTCATGTGAGCTTCCTGGATGGGGTTGGGGCCAGGAGATCAGAAAGATACTGGAGAGAAAGAAGTACAATCAGACAAAAGAGGCAGACATCGCTGCCTGCACAGGCGAAGTTGACTCTGGAGAGGCAGAAGAGGAGGGTGAGAGCGATAGAGGCaatggtgtgtgtgtcagtgtgtgtgaggtgttgAGGTCTCTGGGGTTAGACGAGAGGCTGGACGTTCTCACTCAAAGCAGTGACCACGTCCAcaactccctcctctctctgctgcaggaCATACTGACCGCTAGTGCCGCTCACACACATCCAGACACAGAAGAAGGGCAAGAGGTCATAGTGGACTgttactga
- the brat1 gene encoding BRCA1-associated ATM activator 1 isoform X2: MDRECVSLLPRVCEVLADSGKSLPDDTSLEKLLDWFTEAGGSLLETCPCLFDFISTVINNTDSDPSVLSFTLRLSGLMAAAEDGFKMLQECSVLDLVFNVQRWQEAGLWEDPCIRIGWILGLRSTLQHPKALSFFVESDFIKPLLQLQTDTSLFVASAANQMLAHILLFFQPVSPARCNGIDKKDEYAERTYGGIKEPITLDPEHPALTMETSTKYTAVVMAISEYLKESLVPKENTQLHQSLQILKLLALLLAQARPPLRDTLLQTVADSLEQLATAGYSQLTLPLMDVILAANSSSGTDERVAHLLSSMLNINKPADLIHAAAAFLRRGRLDTVHTAQAVRMLLLPLNIITGQTLLGTDTADEHRFLMVEQLKNKTSCISMICICLTNTPQITLMPPDVLLTCPPVSVVLAVLSLLRICSGDSSSSSTGCREVYRNVIGSGKVQKCALEALTALGSSPGAKDKMKEVFMVLIQYLDNPDSDPTVIHKSYKALIKWMSVCADVSSITDQLRQDLIRVVQKRVCDMRWEVRDSTLEFLGQLAGVHVFLKSAEEESCRASEALLGGCCTNPLLKEALQDPESYVRASATSALAQTLAHSWQQGAALTQEQTEIVSRLLEILSEDTEGFARRAVVQYFIAWFSSRSSHTPPSSSLLMNSVRSVLSKGSVDLDWEVKVHTLQLAELLLDEAFSGHRGYKKSSDTDLASLHPYAVVSDQAYTLHTHSLQRTNMEGSDSAGVLSNLVEQGVLSALLSGLVDCDRPVGLKACRLLITLRETVCPLSQGAEDATSPMATVARVSCELPGWGWGQEIRKILERKKYNQTKEADIAACTGEVDSGEAEEEGESDRGNGVCVSVCEVLRSLGLDERLDVLTQSSDHVHNSLLSLLQDILTASAAHTHPDTEEGQEVIVDCY; the protein is encoded by the exons ATGGACCGAGAGTGTGTGTCGCTGCTGCCCCGTGTCTGTGAGGTGCTGGCGGACTCCGGGAAGTCTCTGCCCGATGACACCAGCCTGGAGAAGCTGCTGGACTGGTTCACCGAGGCTG GGGGATCTTTGCTGGAGACCTGCCCATGTCTGTTTGACTTCATATCCACTGTGATCAACAACACAGATTCAGACCCCAGCGTCCTCTCCTTCACTCTCAGACTCTCCGGCTTAATGGCTGCCGCTGAGGACGGCTTCAAAATGCTTCAG GAGTGCTCAGTTCTGGATCTGGTCTTCAATGTTCAGCGCTGGCAGGAAGCAGGGCTCTGGGAGGATCCTTGTATACGGATTGGCTGGATCTTGGGCTTAAGGAGCACGCTGCAGCACCCAAAGGCTCTCAGTTTCTTTGTAGAATCAG ATTTCATTAAGCCTCTTCTACAACTTCAGACAGACACAAGTCTGTTTGTTGCGTCAGCCGCCAATCAAATGCTCGCCCACATCCTGCTCTTCTTTCAACCTGTCTCACCTGCACGATGTAACGGGATTGATAAAAAAGACGAGTATGCAGAACGGACATATGGTGGTATCAAAGAACCCATTACTCTGGACCCAGAACACCCAGCCCTCACCATGGAAACCAGCACCAAGTACACTGCTGTTGTCATGGCGATTTCAGAATACCTAAAGGAGTCACTGGTGcccaaagaaaacacacagctcCATCAGAGTCTGCAGATCCTCAAACTGCTGGCTCTGCTCCTCGCCCAGGCCAGGCCTCCCCTCCGGGACACGCTGCTCCAGACAGTCGCCGACTCTCTGGAGCAACTGGCGACAGCAGGCTACAGTCAGCTCACACTACCGCTGATGGACGTCATTCTGGCTGCAAACAG CAGCTCCGGCACCGATGAACGTGTCGCCCATCTTCTCTCGTCCATGTTGAACATCAACAAACCTGCCGACCTCATTCACGCTGCAGCTGCTTTTCTCCGCAGAGGCCGTCT GGACACTGTCCACACAGCTCAGGCTGTGAGGATGCTGCTGTTACCCCTCAACATTATTACTGGTCAGACTCTACTGGGCACAGACactgcag ATGAACATCGGTTTTTAAtggtggagcagctgaagaataAAACTTCCTGCATCTCCATGATCTGTATCTGTCtgacaaacacaccacagatCACACTCATG CCTCCTGACGTCCTCCTCACGTGTCCTCCAGTTTCTGTCGTCCTTGCAGTTCTGTCACTGTTAAGGATTTGCAGCGGTgactcttcctcttcatccacCGGCTGCAGAGAAGTTTACAGGAATGTGATAGGCAGCGGCAAGGTTCAGAAATGTGCTCTAGAGGCTTTGACAGCTCTCGGCAGCAGCCCAG gaGCGAAGGACAAGATGAAAGAGGTGTTCATGGTTCTGATACAATATCTGGACAATCCTGATTCTGACCCCACT gTGATTCACAAGTCCTACAAGGCCTTAATAAAGTGGATGAGTGTTTGCGCAGACGTCTCCTCTATAACAGACCAGCTCAGGCAAG ATCTCATCAGGGTTGTGCAGAAACGTGTGTGTGACATGCGTTGGGAGGTGAGAGACTCAACCTTGGAGTTTTTGGGACAGCTGGCAGGTGTGCATGTCTTCTTGAAGTCAGCTGAGGAGGAGTCATGCAGGGCATCTGAGGCGCTGCTGGGTGGCTGCTGTACCAATCCTCTCCTCAAAGAGGCGCTGCAGGATCCTGAGAGTTATGTGAGAGCCAGCGCCACCTCTGCACTGGCACAGACGCTGGCACACAGCTGGCAGCAGGGGGCAGCGCTCACTCAGGAGCAG acTGAAATCGTGAGCCGGCTGCTGGAAATTCTCTCTGAGGACACAGAGGGCTTCGCCAGGCGGGCGGTCGTACAGTACTTCATCGCCTGGTTCTCTTCACGCTCCTCACACACGCCTCCGTCGTCGTCTCTCCTCATGAACTCTGTGCGCTCCGTCCTCTCGAAAGGCAGCGTCGATCTGGACTGGGAGGTCAAGGTTCACACGCTGCAGcttgctgagctgctgctggacGAAGCCTTCTCCGGTCACCGGGGTTACAAGAAGAGTTCAGACACAGATCTTGCTTCTCTACACCCCTATGCTGTGGTGTCTGACCAGGCctacacacttcacacacacagtcttcaaCGGACAAACATGGAGGGTTCAGATTCAGCCGGCGTGTTGAGCAATCTGGTCGAGCAGGGAGTCCTCTCAGCGTTGTTGAGCGGTCTGGTTGACTGCGATAGACCTGTGGGTCTGAAGGCCTGTCGACTCCTGATAACACTCAGAGAGACAGTCTGCCCCCTGTCGCAAGGGGCCGAGGATGCAACTTCTCCCATGGCAACAGTCGCCAGAGTGTCATGTGAGCTTCCTGGATGGGGTTGGGGCCAGGAGATCAGAAAGATACTGGAGAGAAAGAAGTACAATCAGACAAAAGAGGCAGACATCGCTGCCTGCACAGGCGAAGTTGACTCTGGAGAGGCAGAAGAGGAGGGTGAGAGCGATAGAGGCaatggtgtgtgtgtcagtgtgtgtgaggtgttgAGGTCTCTGGGGTTAGACGAGAGGCTGGACGTTCTCACTCAAAGCAGTGACCACGTCCAcaactccctcctctctctgctgcaggaCATACTGACCGCTAGTGCCGCTCACACACATCCAGACACAGAAGAAGGGCAAGAGGTCATAGTGGACTgttactga
- the brat1 gene encoding BRCA1-associated ATM activator 1 isoform X1, with the protein MDRECVSLLPRVCEVLADSGKSLPDDTSLEKLLDWFTEAGGSLLETCPCLFDFISTVINNTDSDPSVLSFTLRLSGLMAAAEDGFKMLQECSVLDLVFNVQRWQEAGLWEDPCIRIGWILGLRSTLQHPKALSFFVESDFIKPLLQLQTDTSLFVASAANQMLAHILLFFQPVSPARCNGIDKKDEYAERTYGGIKEPITLDPEHPALTMETSTKYTAVVMAISEYLKESLVPKENTQLHQSLQILKLLALLLAQARPPLRDTLLQTVADSLEQLATAGYSQLTLPLMDVILAANSSSGTDERVAHLLSSMLNINKPADLIHAAAAFLRRGRLDTVHTAQAVRMLLLPLNIITGQTLLGTDTAADEHRFLMVEQLKNKTSCISMICICLTNTPQITLMPPDVLLTCPPVSVVLAVLSLLRICSGDSSSSSTGCREVYRNVIGSGKVQKCALEALTALGSSPGAKDKMKEVFMVLIQYLDNPDSDPTVIHKSYKALIKWMSVCADVSSITDQLRQDLIRVVQKRVCDMRWEVRDSTLEFLGQLAGVHVFLKSAEEESCRASEALLGGCCTNPLLKEALQDPESYVRASATSALAQTLAHSWQQGAALTQEQTEIVSRLLEILSEDTEGFARRAVVQYFIAWFSSRSSHTPPSSSLLMNSVRSVLSKGSVDLDWEVKVHTLQLAELLLDEAFSGHRGYKKSSDTDLASLHPYAVVSDQAYTLHTHSLQRTNMEGSDSAGVLSNLVEQGVLSALLSGLVDCDRPVGLKACRLLITLRETVCPLSQGAEDATSPMATVARVSCELPGWGWGQEIRKILERKKYNQTKEADIAACTGEVDSGEAEEEGESDRGNGVCVSVCEVLRSLGLDERLDVLTQSSDHVHNSLLSLLQDILTASAAHTHPDTEEGQEVIVDCY; encoded by the exons ATGGACCGAGAGTGTGTGTCGCTGCTGCCCCGTGTCTGTGAGGTGCTGGCGGACTCCGGGAAGTCTCTGCCCGATGACACCAGCCTGGAGAAGCTGCTGGACTGGTTCACCGAGGCTG GGGGATCTTTGCTGGAGACCTGCCCATGTCTGTTTGACTTCATATCCACTGTGATCAACAACACAGATTCAGACCCCAGCGTCCTCTCCTTCACTCTCAGACTCTCCGGCTTAATGGCTGCCGCTGAGGACGGCTTCAAAATGCTTCAG GAGTGCTCAGTTCTGGATCTGGTCTTCAATGTTCAGCGCTGGCAGGAAGCAGGGCTCTGGGAGGATCCTTGTATACGGATTGGCTGGATCTTGGGCTTAAGGAGCACGCTGCAGCACCCAAAGGCTCTCAGTTTCTTTGTAGAATCAG ATTTCATTAAGCCTCTTCTACAACTTCAGACAGACACAAGTCTGTTTGTTGCGTCAGCCGCCAATCAAATGCTCGCCCACATCCTGCTCTTCTTTCAACCTGTCTCACCTGCACGATGTAACGGGATTGATAAAAAAGACGAGTATGCAGAACGGACATATGGTGGTATCAAAGAACCCATTACTCTGGACCCAGAACACCCAGCCCTCACCATGGAAACCAGCACCAAGTACACTGCTGTTGTCATGGCGATTTCAGAATACCTAAAGGAGTCACTGGTGcccaaagaaaacacacagctcCATCAGAGTCTGCAGATCCTCAAACTGCTGGCTCTGCTCCTCGCCCAGGCCAGGCCTCCCCTCCGGGACACGCTGCTCCAGACAGTCGCCGACTCTCTGGAGCAACTGGCGACAGCAGGCTACAGTCAGCTCACACTACCGCTGATGGACGTCATTCTGGCTGCAAACAG CAGCTCCGGCACCGATGAACGTGTCGCCCATCTTCTCTCGTCCATGTTGAACATCAACAAACCTGCCGACCTCATTCACGCTGCAGCTGCTTTTCTCCGCAGAGGCCGTCT GGACACTGTCCACACAGCTCAGGCTGTGAGGATGCTGCTGTTACCCCTCAACATTATTACTGGTCAGACTCTACTGGGCACAGACactgcag CAGATGAACATCGGTTTTTAAtggtggagcagctgaagaataAAACTTCCTGCATCTCCATGATCTGTATCTGTCtgacaaacacaccacagatCACACTCATG CCTCCTGACGTCCTCCTCACGTGTCCTCCAGTTTCTGTCGTCCTTGCAGTTCTGTCACTGTTAAGGATTTGCAGCGGTgactcttcctcttcatccacCGGCTGCAGAGAAGTTTACAGGAATGTGATAGGCAGCGGCAAGGTTCAGAAATGTGCTCTAGAGGCTTTGACAGCTCTCGGCAGCAGCCCAG gaGCGAAGGACAAGATGAAAGAGGTGTTCATGGTTCTGATACAATATCTGGACAATCCTGATTCTGACCCCACT gTGATTCACAAGTCCTACAAGGCCTTAATAAAGTGGATGAGTGTTTGCGCAGACGTCTCCTCTATAACAGACCAGCTCAGGCAAG ATCTCATCAGGGTTGTGCAGAAACGTGTGTGTGACATGCGTTGGGAGGTGAGAGACTCAACCTTGGAGTTTTTGGGACAGCTGGCAGGTGTGCATGTCTTCTTGAAGTCAGCTGAGGAGGAGTCATGCAGGGCATCTGAGGCGCTGCTGGGTGGCTGCTGTACCAATCCTCTCCTCAAAGAGGCGCTGCAGGATCCTGAGAGTTATGTGAGAGCCAGCGCCACCTCTGCACTGGCACAGACGCTGGCACACAGCTGGCAGCAGGGGGCAGCGCTCACTCAGGAGCAG acTGAAATCGTGAGCCGGCTGCTGGAAATTCTCTCTGAGGACACAGAGGGCTTCGCCAGGCGGGCGGTCGTACAGTACTTCATCGCCTGGTTCTCTTCACGCTCCTCACACACGCCTCCGTCGTCGTCTCTCCTCATGAACTCTGTGCGCTCCGTCCTCTCGAAAGGCAGCGTCGATCTGGACTGGGAGGTCAAGGTTCACACGCTGCAGcttgctgagctgctgctggacGAAGCCTTCTCCGGTCACCGGGGTTACAAGAAGAGTTCAGACACAGATCTTGCTTCTCTACACCCCTATGCTGTGGTGTCTGACCAGGCctacacacttcacacacacagtcttcaaCGGACAAACATGGAGGGTTCAGATTCAGCCGGCGTGTTGAGCAATCTGGTCGAGCAGGGAGTCCTCTCAGCGTTGTTGAGCGGTCTGGTTGACTGCGATAGACCTGTGGGTCTGAAGGCCTGTCGACTCCTGATAACACTCAGAGAGACAGTCTGCCCCCTGTCGCAAGGGGCCGAGGATGCAACTTCTCCCATGGCAACAGTCGCCAGAGTGTCATGTGAGCTTCCTGGATGGGGTTGGGGCCAGGAGATCAGAAAGATACTGGAGAGAAAGAAGTACAATCAGACAAAAGAGGCAGACATCGCTGCCTGCACAGGCGAAGTTGACTCTGGAGAGGCAGAAGAGGAGGGTGAGAGCGATAGAGGCaatggtgtgtgtgtcagtgtgtgtgaggtgttgAGGTCTCTGGGGTTAGACGAGAGGCTGGACGTTCTCACTCAAAGCAGTGACCACGTCCAcaactccctcctctctctgctgcaggaCATACTGACCGCTAGTGCCGCTCACACACATCCAGACACAGAAGAAGGGCAAGAGGTCATAGTGGACTgttactga